In Fimbriimonadia bacterium, a genomic segment contains:
- a CDS encoding sulfite exporter TauE/SafE family protein yields MDAHHELRLGMSLVAAFLLGALHVLEPAHGRSIITAVAVGLTGSRASVLRYALTVTVAHAAATFLIAVAVALLGSALEPGSTADAVRALGSLLTIYLGGRMLKHASEEGADCHCPMHAEKGNEALGLGVAGGLIPCYGSLALVMAAAGTGHFGAAVPLVLAFALGLGVTLLVAALMSEALAKVLRERMDRLFRYAGHVSGAAILLAGLGNLAYVIAQMLFGGPAH; encoded by the coding sequence ATGGATGCACATCACGAATTGCGTCTCGGCATGTCTCTGGTTGCTGCGTTCCTCTTGGGAGCGTTGCATGTGCTGGAGCCGGCACACGGGCGGAGCATCATCACGGCTGTCGCCGTAGGCCTAACGGGAAGTCGGGCTTCCGTGCTCCGGTACGCGCTGACGGTGACGGTCGCTCATGCCGCCGCGACCTTTCTGATCGCCGTTGCGGTCGCACTGCTCGGGTCGGCCTTGGAGCCCGGCAGCACGGCCGACGCCGTCCGCGCGCTCGGTTCCCTACTGACCATCTATTTGGGCGGCCGGATGCTGAAGCATGCCAGTGAGGAGGGCGCCGACTGCCACTGCCCGATGCACGCGGAAAAGGGGAATGAGGCGTTGGGCCTAGGAGTGGCCGGTGGATTGATCCCTTGTTACGGGTCTTTGGCCCTTGTTATGGCAGCGGCAGGTACGGGGCACTTCGGTGCTGCCGTTCCGTTGGTCCTCGCGTTCGCTCTCGGACTGGGAGTAACGCTGCTCGTGGCAGCCCTGATGTCCGAAGCTCTGGCAAAGGTCTTGCGCGAACGCATGGACCGGCTGTTCCGCTACGCCGGACACGTCTCCGGCGCGGCAATTCTGCTTGCCGGCCTGGGGAACCTGGCCTACGTGATCGCACAGATGCTTTTTGGCGGCCCGGCGCACTGA